The genome window TTGCGACAAAGATGGTGGATTCGGATCATTGATTATAAAAAATAAAAATTAATACTATGCTTTCTCATTCTAAAATAATTCCTTTTAGACTTATTATTTTTCTATTAATTACTTTGCTTTTTACTCCTAAAGTTTATTCTCAAGATGAAGATGAGTTTTCTGAATTTAAGACTATTGAAAATCAGGAGAATGGAGGTGAAGACGAATTTATGGAATTTGAACAAAGCAACGATGAGTTTGAACAATCAAATGATGAATTCAGCAATGAAAATTCGGATGTTGTTAAAGAAAAAGTTAGTTATACACGATTGTATTGGTCATTAGTAATACTTGCTTTTACTATTCTTGCAGGTTTTATGGTCAGGTATCGTGCAACTCGAAAGTTAAGATCAATATTTTTAATAGCATCAGTTGTAATTTTAGGATTTTACAGAGGAGGTTGTCCTGGTCCAATTTCAAGTTTTATGAATACATATTTAATGGCAATTGGTGTAGAAATTAATTGGCAGGCAATAATTTGGTTTCTTGGGTTAATCCCAATAACCTATATTCTTGGACAAGTATTTTGTGGTTGGATTTGCCATTTAGGAGCATTACAGGAATTTTTATTTATTCCTAAAATAAGTATTTGGAAAAGTACAAAAGCTCAAAAAATATTAAAAATTGTAAGAACAGTAGTCTTAATCGGTTTTTTAATTCAGCTAACATTTACTCATGTATTGCTTTGGAATAAAGTAGGTCCCTTTAAAGTTGCTTTCAATTTGTTTTCTGCAAATCTTGCAGGATACATTTTATTAGGAATTTTACTCCTTAGTTCAGTTTTTATTTATCGTCCTTTTTGTAAAGCGATTTGCCCCGTAGGTCTTTTATTGGGCTGGATAAGCAAAATTCCTGGTGCATCAATTCTTGGAATAAATAATTCTTGTATAGGATGTAAAAATTGTAACGATGCATGTAACACAGATGCAATAACAAGGGAAAACAAAACAAGTTATTTGGATAACACAAATTGCATTTTGTGTGGAGATTGTTTAGACTCTTGTAAAAGTAAAAGTATTTCATTTCACAGAAAAGGAAAAACAAATAATGAAAAAATTATTCTTAAAAGTATTAAAAAGTACAATAATAAGTAGTATTATCGTTTTTAGCTCGCTAAATGTAAATGCACAAATGCGTTGCAGAAGTATTTTAGGTTCACATCTTTCGCCAATTAACAAAGATATTCCTCTATTATGGGCAGTAGAAGGAACTATGGCTCCAGGAATAATGAGTAGTGTGGGAGATGCGGACAATGCTAAACTTAACGGAGGAATGATACTTGGAGCATTGGATTACACCTTTTTAAAAAAGCATCATTTTTATTTTGAAGGTGGTTTTAAAATATGGGAAAATTCAGAACTGACACCAAAAATAAGTGAGAAAAGCAAACATCTTGGAATACGTCAAGTTTTTTATAGTTTTAATGAAGAAAATACTAAAATAAAAGTCGGCTTACATGAAATGAAACTTGGTAATTATTTCCTTGTTGATGAAAGAGTTTTAGGAATTAGTGTTGATCAGCAATTCGGAGCTTTTTCTTTTCATCCTCGTGTAGGGACTGTTATTGATGATTTCGCACGTATGGGACGTTTTTGTGGAAACAGGCATCTTTACAATTTAATTACAACTGATTATACAGAAAAAATAGGAGAGAAAGGTGGAGAGACAAATTTAGCAGGAATAGTAATTAATTGGAATCCTTCTTTTGAAAAAGAAGTTGAAAGTAGTGATGATGAATTTTCAACATTTAATGAATTTGAAGAAAAGAAAGCATTGATAGTAGAGGATGTTGGAATTATTTTTTATCAAGAATTTGGTAAAATTATTCAAACCCACAAACAATACTTTGGTTCATTGGTAACTTTTAATTTACCTGCAAAATTTAATCTATTAGCAGGAGGTGTTTTTCAAAACTTGAAGTGGAATAATACCTTGGTTTATATTGCTGATATTAAAAGAATTTTTATTTGGAATTCTGGTGAGAACACTGAAATTGGTGGTGCTTTTATTGGCAAATATGATGTTGATAATAATGCAAAATTTCAACCCCTTTTCAGTAATTTATTTCTTGGTGAAATAATGCGTTTGGATGCAACAGATTTCCCTTTATGGAAAGCTTCTGTAAATCATGATTTTAAAGGTAAACTAAAATTTAACATGGGTATAAAAGCAGTTGGACAAATAGAAGGGAATAATACCTCTGAGATAGATTTTGAAACAGCCATTCAATTATTTGGACATTCAAAAATAACAGCAATTTTTAGTCATGTAAAAACAGATGCATTACCAAATGATATAAATATGCTAAGGCTTGAACTAAAAGTTGCTTTTTAAATTGTTGTAAACAAAAAAAAGATTAGTACAAGCATGTACTAATCTTTCAATAAATTAAAAAGGACGGTTTATTTGTTAACTATTATTTTTAACAAATTCGTCAACTCTTGATTTTCCGATAATCTCTTCTTTAAATTTATAATGTCCTGATGCTGTTTTTACAGGGACAATAACTCTTACAATTTCTGTGGCTTTTTTAAGACCAGCTATAACTTTCTTTGCCATGATTATTTAGTTTCTTTATGTAATGTGTGTTTTCTAAGAGTCGGGTTATATTTCATCAATTCTAACCGCTCTGTAGTATTCTTTTTGTTTTTGGAAGTAAAATATCTTGATGTTCCGGGTAAACCACTTTTTTTGTGCTCGGTACATTCAATGATTACTTGTTGCCTTCCGCCTTTACTTTTCTTTGCCATCTTTATAAAACTTTAATACCCTTTTTTTCTAATTCCATTAAATAATTATAAACACCTTTTTTATTCATATTTCTAAGAGCACTTGTAGAAATTTTAAGTGTTATTGTTCTATCTATTTCAGGTATATAAAATTTCTTAACCTGAAGGTTAGGATAAAATTTTCTTTTTGTTCTTTTGTTGGTTCTTCCTACATAATTACCAACAATTGCTCTTTTTCCAGTTAAATCACATACTCTTGACATAATAATCCGTTTTCTTTAAGGGGTGCAAATATCATATATTTTTTAATATCAACAAAATTATTAACAAATATTTTTTTTATTATCTTTTTGAAAAGATTTGTTTTGATAAAAAATTGGATATAAGTCTTTTGTACTGTAGTTTTATTCATTATTTTTTGTTGATTTTTAAATAGTGGCTATAAGAAAACTCGTATGTTTTTGACTGTTAGAATATTATGTGTATTTTGTCGCTTGAATCTAATGTCATAAAGTAGTTATTTGATTGTCATTAAGTTACAAAACCCAATGACAATTTAATGACAATTGAATGACTTTTACATTCACATCCATTATTAATTCAAAGCCCAAGTATAATTAGTAATACAAAGTTTTCTTAGTGCTACTAAATAGATAATTAATTATCAATTATTTTCTTCAAGTTCAGTTTTAAAATTACGGAATGCCCTAAAAATAGCAGATGCAATATAAACTTGTCCGATATCGGAAGTAAGGTATTTTCTTTCATTTGCATTTGATAAAAATCCTGTTTCTATCAAAACACTGGGCATTGTTGTTTCCCAAAGTACAAGAAAGCCGGCTTGCTTAACTCCTCTGCTCTTTCTATGTACTCTATTTTTAAACTGATCTTCTATTTTTGACGCAAGGTTGAGGCTTTGCTCTGTATAGGCATTCTGAACAAGGGAAAAAATTATATGTGCTTCAGGAGATGACGGATCAAAACCATCATATTTGTCAAGATAGTTTTCTTCCATTTTGATAACTGAATTTTCCTTCATAGCAACTGAAAGGTTTTTTTCGTTTTTATGAACACCCATTACAAATGTTTCTGTTCCATAAGCATTTGTTGATCTTACGGCATTGCAATGTATTGATATAAAAACATTGGCACTTTGGTTATTTGCAATTCTAGCTCTTTCATACAATCCTATAAAAACATCTGTTTTTCGTGTATAAATAACTTTTACGTCATCTAAATTTTCTTCAATTATATCCCCTAATTTTTTTGCAATTGACAATGCAACATCTTTTTCTTTTATTCCTGCCGATATTGCTCCCGGGTCTTTTCCTCCATGACCTGCATCAATAACAATTGTTTTGACATGAAATTTGCTATCATTTAAAGTTTGGAATGAACTAAAAACAAAAATAATTGAAAGTAAAATTAATATTCTATAATATTTCATATTGTTAATTCTATAAAAAACTAACTTTGAAAACCTTTATTAGTCTGCAAAAATAGTAAATAAAACAGCTTTTGAAATTACTAAAACATTTTTTTATCACAATATTTTTTTTAATCACTTTATCAATAGCCTTTGGGCAAAATGCTATTGTTGATTCAAACAATAGTATTTCAGTTATTTCCGACACTTTATTAGTAAATAGTCCTGATTCTTTATCAAATGAAAAAAACATTGGTGATTCCTTAATTAGTAAAGATGCAATAAAGTCAGTTATCAATTATTCTGCCAACGATTCTTTTCCTATTTACATGGAGAACAATATTATGACTCTTTACAAAAATGCAGTAATAACTTATGAAGAAATAAAAGTTGAGGCGGGAATAATAAAAATTGATTGGAATAAAAATCTTATTTATGCCTATGGATATTATGATAGCTTAGAAAAATATAAGGAAGCACCGGTTTTTACGGAAAGTGGGAAAGCATATAAAGCAAAAAAAATTATTTACAATTTCAAAACGAAGAAAGCAAAGATATTCAATCTTTATACTGAGGAAGATCAAAGTTATATTCATGGTGAAGAAGTAAAAAAAGATGAGAATAATGTTTTGTGTATAAAAAATGCAAAATATACTACTTGTAATTTAGAGCATCCTCATTTTTATATTGCAGCAACAAAAATAAAAATTTTAGAAAATAAAATTATTACAGGTCCTGCATATTTTGTAATTGAAGATATTCCATTACCTATTGGAGTTCCTTTTGGTTTTTTCCCTAAAAAACAAACACGCTCTTCCGGGATAATCCTTCCCTCTTATGGCGAATCAAATAATAGAGGTTTTTATCTGAGAGGATTAGGATATTATTTAGGAATCAACGATTATTTTGACCTTTTAATTAAAGGAGATATTTATTCAAGAGGTAGTTGGATGATGGATTTAAGTTCAAATTACAGTAAGAGATATAATTACAGGGGTAACTTTGGGATAAAATACGGACATAATAAATATGGAGACCCTGATGCATCGGATTTTCGTTTAGATAAAGATTTCTCTATCAGATGGACGCACAGACAAGACCCCAAAGCAAGACCAAATTCAAATTTTAGTGCAAATGTTAATGCAGGAAGTCAAAATTCTTTTAGAAATAATTCCATGAATGCTAATGAAATTTTGCAAAATAATCTTAGCTCTAATGTTACTTATTCAAAAACATTTGCAGGAACACCTTTTTCAATGAATGCTAGTGCTTCTCATAGTCAAAATTTATCCAACAACACTGTAAGTCTTACTGCACCGAACTTAAGTCTTAACATGAAAAGAATTTTTCCTTTTAGAGGAAGTGGAGTGAAAAAAAGTAAATGGTACAATGATATTGGCTTAAGTTACAATATGGATTTTAGAAATAATATAAATACTGTTGACAGCATTTTATTTGATGAAGCAACTTGGAGAGAATGGCAAAATGGAATAAAGCATAACATTCCATTGTCAACAAGTTTTAAAGTTCTAAAATATTTTTCAATTTCTCCATCGGTAAATTATGCGGGAAGAACATATTTTGAGAAAATTCATAAAACTTACTACAGCGAACATGATTCGGCAGTTGGAGACACAATTATCACCGAAACTTTAAATGGTGTTTATCACTTGCATGATGTTAGTGTTTCAGGAAATATAAGTACAAGAATTTATGGGATGTACAATATTAATAAATTGGGACTTATTGCAATACGTCATCTTGTTTCACCTAACCTAAGTTTTTCTTATCATCCCGATTTTAGCAATCCAGATTGGGGCTATTATCAGGAAGTTCAAACAGATACAACTGTAAATAATTTTGAAAAATATAATGCCTTTCAAGGAGCAATATTTGGTTCGCCATCTCCTTATAAGCAAGGTAATTTGAACTTCAGGATTCAAAATAATTTTGAAGCGAAAATTAAAACTAAAACAGATACGGCAACAAAAGAAAATACTAAAAAAATAAAGCTATTAGATAATCTCGATTTTTCAGGTCATTATAATTTTTTAGCCGATTCAATGAAATTATCAGATATTCGTTTTAATGGAAGAACAAGTCTTTTTAAAAATAAAATTAGTATTCAGTTTTCAGGAACAATTGACCCTTATCATATTACTAAAGACAGTTTTAGAATAGACAAATTAGCAATTTTTAATGGCTTCCAAGCAGGAAGACTTACACGGGGAAATATTTCTGTAAATGCCAGAATTAATTCACCTAAGAATAAAGACAATTCGGAACAAATAGGTTTTAATGGAATGCCTTATGGCAATTATGTGGATTTCGATATTCCATGGAATATTTCTTTTAATTACTCATTAAATTATTCAAACTATAGAGTGAGTAACGGAAAAGTAACAAATGCTCCGGTAATCAATCAAACGTTAACCTTTAGTGGAAATTTGAGTTTAACAAAAAAATGGAAGATCAATTTTCGCTCAGGATACGACCTTGAATTAAATAAGTTTTCATTTACATCATTTGATATTTATAGGGATTTACACTGCTGGGAAATGAGCTTTAGCTGGATTCCTTTCGGTTACAGACAAAGCTACATGTTTAAAATAAACGTAAAATCTGCAATCTTAAAAGACCTTAAGTTTGATAAGAAAAAGTATTATTACGATTATTAAAATGCTTTCAAATAAACAAAAAGAAGTACTTAGAGTACTTAAAGTGCCTAAAGTACTTAGAGTTAAAAACTAAAAACTAAAAGCTAAAAACTAAAAGCTAAAAACTAAAAACTAAAAGTTAAAATTTTAACAATTCAGCAAAAAGTTTCATAAATGCTTTCAAATAAACAAAAAGAAGTACTTAGAGTACTTAAAGTGCCTAAAGTACTTAGAGTTATGTGTTACGGATAACCAATGCTATTAAAAATTAAACCCAAGCAAAGAGTTTCATAGATGCTTTCAGATAAACAAAAAGAAGTACTTAGAGTACTTAAAGTGCCTAAAGTACTTAGAGTTATGTGTTACGAAAAAACAGATAAACAAATCACCAAATAAACAAATAAACAAATCATCAATTCCTCAAAAGCTTTCAGATAATGTAATTCTGCAAATTAAAGTAGTAGCAGTTTTATGCTGGATTTCTGGCATTAGATGAATTGCCGGCTAACCAGCCAGTTGAGTATGCAATTTGTAAATTATAGCCTCCTGTTTCAGCATCAAGATCGATAATTTCTCCTGCAAAAAATAATCCTTTCACTAGTTTCGATTCCATAGTTTTGGGTGATATTTCATTAGTGGGAATCCCTCCGGAAGTAATTATGGCTTCTTTAAAAGTTCGGTGCTTTGTGATTGTAAAAGGCATATTTTTAAGAAGATGCAATATTTGTTTTCGTTCTTTAGATGAAATCTGATGACATTTTTTGTCAAAATCAAATCCTAGAATTTCAATAAAAACAGTAATCATCTTAGACGGTAACCAATAACGGAAAATATTATTGATGTTTTTCTTTCCATGTTCATTAAGGTCTCGTATCAATCGCTTATCGAGTTTTTGCTCATCAAGAGCGGGCTTTAAATCGATGATGATTTCTACTTTGTTGTTCTTATGTAATTCGCAAACAACAATTCTGCTTAGGGTTAGAATAATTGGACCTGACAAACCGAAATGTGTAAATATCATCTCGCCAAAATCTTCAGCTACTTTCTTATTATTTACCCAAACGATAGCTTTTACATTTTTAAGACTAAGTCCTTTTAGCTTTTGTGCCACATTGCCTTCAGTTTCCAAAGGTACAAGTGCAGGCATAGCTTTTACAATAGAATGTCCTACACTTTCGGCTAACTCATATCCTTCTCCATTTGAACCTGTGGCAGGGTATGATTTTCCTCCTGTAGCTATTATCACATGTTTCGCCATTAGTTTTTGTCCGTTTACCTGAACAGCTTGTATCATGTTGTTTTCTACAATCAGCTTTTCAACTTTATGTCCGGTTTGGATTTCAACTTTTAGTTCCTTAACCCACTTTAGTAATGCTTCTAAAACATCTGAAGCTTTATTGTCATTGGGAAAGTAGCGTCCTCCTCGCTCTAATGTAGTTTCTACTCCATAGTTGTTAAGCAACTCAATTATATCTTCCGAAAAGTATTGTGAAAAGGCATTTCTTAAAAATTTTCCGTTAGGGTAAACATGTGTGATAAATTCAGCAATGGCTGCACTATTGGTAACATTACATCTGCCTTTTCCTGTAATTAGTAGTTTACGTCCTGCCTGACGCATTTTTTCAAGGATTAGAACCTTAGAGCCTAACTCTGCTGCTCTGCCGGCTGCCAATAAACCTGCAGGACCTGCTCCCACAACTATAACATCATATTTATTCATCTACTGCAAAGGTATCTTTTAATAAACAAT of Bacteroidota bacterium contains these proteins:
- the rpmG gene encoding 50S ribosomal protein L33, producing MAKKSKGGRQQVIIECTEHKKSGLPGTSRYFTSKNKKNTTERLELMKYNPTLRKHTLHKETK
- a CDS encoding DUF4295 family protein codes for the protein MAKKVIAGLKKATEIVRVIVPVKTASGHYKFKEEIIGKSRVDEFVKNNS
- a CDS encoding 4Fe-4S binding protein produces the protein MLSHSKIIPFRLIIFLLITLLFTPKVYSQDEDEFSEFKTIENQENGGEDEFMEFEQSNDEFEQSNDEFSNENSDVVKEKVSYTRLYWSLVILAFTILAGFMVRYRATRKLRSIFLIASVVILGFYRGGCPGPISSFMNTYLMAIGVEINWQAIIWFLGLIPITYILGQVFCGWICHLGALQEFLFIPKISIWKSTKAQKILKIVRTVVLIGFLIQLTFTHVLLWNKVGPFKVAFNLFSANLAGYILLGILLLSSVFIYRPFCKAICPVGLLLGWISKIPGASILGINNSCIGCKNCNDACNTDAITRENKTSYLDNTNCILCGDCLDSCKSKSISFHRKGKTNNEKIILKSIKKYNNK
- a CDS encoding putative LPS assembly protein LptD; the protein is MKLLKHFFITIFFLITLSIAFGQNAIVDSNNSISVISDTLLVNSPDSLSNEKNIGDSLISKDAIKSVINYSANDSFPIYMENNIMTLYKNAVITYEEIKVEAGIIKIDWNKNLIYAYGYYDSLEKYKEAPVFTESGKAYKAKKIIYNFKTKKAKIFNLYTEEDQSYIHGEEVKKDENNVLCIKNAKYTTCNLEHPHFYIAATKIKILENKIITGPAYFVIEDIPLPIGVPFGFFPKKQTRSSGIILPSYGESNNRGFYLRGLGYYLGINDYFDLLIKGDIYSRGSWMMDLSSNYSKRYNYRGNFGIKYGHNKYGDPDASDFRLDKDFSIRWTHRQDPKARPNSNFSANVNAGSQNSFRNNSMNANEILQNNLSSNVTYSKTFAGTPFSMNASASHSQNLSNNTVSLTAPNLSLNMKRIFPFRGSGVKKSKWYNDIGLSYNMDFRNNINTVDSILFDEATWREWQNGIKHNIPLSTSFKVLKYFSISPSVNYAGRTYFEKIHKTYYSEHDSAVGDTIITETLNGVYHLHDVSVSGNISTRIYGMYNINKLGLIAIRHLVSPNLSFSYHPDFSNPDWGYYQEVQTDTTVNNFEKYNAFQGAIFGSPSPYKQGNLNFRIQNNFEAKIKTKTDTATKENTKKIKLLDNLDFSGHYNFLADSMKLSDIRFNGRTSLFKNKISIQFSGTIDPYHITKDSFRIDKLAIFNGFQAGRLTRGNISVNARINSPKNKDNSEQIGFNGMPYGNYVDFDIPWNISFNYSLNYSNYRVSNGKVTNAPVINQTLTFSGNLSLTKKWKINFRSGYDLELNKFSFTSFDIYRDLHCWEMSFSWIPFGYRQSYMFKINVKSAILKDLKFDKKKYYYDY
- a CDS encoding NAD(P)/FAD-dependent oxidoreductase, whose protein sequence is MNKYDVIVVGAGPAGLLAAGRAAELGSKVLILEKMRQAGRKLLITGKGRCNVTNSAAIAEFITHVYPNGKFLRNAFSQYFSEDIIELLNNYGVETTLERGGRYFPNDNKASDVLEALLKWVKELKVEIQTGHKVEKLIVENNMIQAVQVNGQKLMAKHVIIATGGKSYPATGSNGEGYELAESVGHSIVKAMPALVPLETEGNVAQKLKGLSLKNVKAIVWVNNKKVAEDFGEMIFTHFGLSGPIILTLSRIVVCELHKNNKVEIIIDLKPALDEQKLDKRLIRDLNEHGKKNINNIFRYWLPSKMITVFIEILGFDFDKKCHQISSKERKQILHLLKNMPFTITKHRTFKEAIITSGGIPTNEISPKTMESKLVKGLFFAGEIIDLDAETGGYNLQIAYSTGWLAGNSSNARNPA
- the rpmB gene encoding 50S ribosomal protein L28: MSRVCDLTGKRAIVGNYVGRTNKRTKRKFYPNLQVKKFYIPEIDRTITLKISTSALRNMNKKGVYNYLMELEKKGIKVL
- a CDS encoding N-acetylmuramoyl-L-alanine amidase, translating into MKYYRILILLSIIFVFSSFQTLNDSKFHVKTIVIDAGHGGKDPGAISAGIKEKDVALSIAKKLGDIIEENLDDVKVIYTRKTDVFIGLYERARIANNQSANVFISIHCNAVRSTNAYGTETFVMGVHKNEKNLSVAMKENSVIKMEENYLDKYDGFDPSSPEAHIIFSLVQNAYTEQSLNLASKIEDQFKNRVHRKSRGVKQAGFLVLWETTMPSVLIETGFLSNANERKYLTSDIGQVYIASAIFRAFRNFKTELEENN